A window of the Sporosarcina sp. FSL K6-2383 genome harbors these coding sequences:
- a CDS encoding LuxR C-terminal-related transcriptional regulator, whose translation MEMVCLNSKITVPRVALEAVERQRLFDLLHNDSKKLTIVRAPAGYGKTTLLSHWFSQFDDSVAWLSIDTADNDPMRFWRYIIHTVADVTQRDVSETLLPLFNLQPQLPLELLVDTFLNELDTIPGTVQIVMDDYHLIDNDTIHEMMTRFIDYLPNNVHMYMTSRAELPLPITKWRVKSWLSEIGKEQLRFTYEDIKRFYEKKNLDYKDADVLRYVLNQTEGWAAGIQLIGLTIDMSKQNNRIVDLPHTTHPFITEFLLNEILAILPLDIQDFLVRTSLLNLLDPAICNTLTNRSDSDAVLLELEKKGLFIVRLHSSQLVFRYHHMFMDALQIELQNRYSKDKIALLYKETATLLYEKRDVHTAIELALANGFYEIADTWIAAHIVELFESGQTSTFLRWVQTLLNNKYVVQPETLVMSALMLTIAHKLTEARQLLSDLEQRQTENQWMNKVEYENIARSYKAVKAYALIASGEDIEQATEIIREKLHGGFVDAKWDALSLQYNRFEPKILHTSIGSRGKLWSDEKSLPFFELLRQSEFNKQNMTGFSYGLRAETLYERNRVDEAWTELKAALKYGHTFQDPGLLIPMYLLQARMYMTKKQFTNAYTLLDHALDSVKESHWIRPLFAMKAYGFLIEGDIALAEAALYNTTNVNNRKAESGQAFWLLVHIRILLAKKLGKDALLVIIQVKEKALQEQQISILIEATVLEASCQLILSDDNAALEALHEALEYGAPYYYVRTFLDEITIISLFKKYVKVRKNGVNASWNSVPLSYIEQLLAHHQDDYIGSTEIDVLTPREQDVLKLLASGAANIEIASQLALSEGTVRIYLSRIYSKLGVNSRTQAVLLAKEWEE comes from the coding sequence ATGGAAATGGTTTGTTTGAACTCGAAAATAACCGTGCCACGTGTCGCATTAGAAGCCGTTGAACGACAACGGTTATTTGATTTACTACATAATGATTCGAAAAAATTGACGATTGTGCGCGCTCCGGCAGGCTATGGCAAAACAACATTACTAAGTCATTGGTTCAGTCAATTCGATGACTCGGTCGCATGGCTATCAATCGATACCGCCGATAATGACCCCATGCGTTTTTGGCGATACATCATACATACCGTAGCTGATGTGACTCAGCGTGACGTGAGTGAAACATTATTACCCCTTTTCAATTTGCAACCACAGTTGCCATTGGAGTTACTCGTTGATACCTTTTTAAACGAATTGGATACCATTCCAGGAACGGTTCAAATTGTGATGGACGACTATCATTTAATTGACAACGATACGATTCATGAAATGATGACTCGATTCATCGATTACTTACCGAATAATGTACATATGTATATGACCAGTCGAGCAGAATTACCACTCCCCATCACAAAATGGCGAGTGAAGTCATGGCTTTCCGAAATTGGTAAAGAACAATTGCGCTTTACCTATGAAGATATCAAGCGTTTCTATGAAAAGAAAAACTTGGACTATAAAGACGCAGATGTCTTGCGATATGTATTGAATCAGACAGAAGGATGGGCAGCAGGGATTCAATTGATCGGGCTAACAATCGACATGTCCAAACAAAATAATAGGATAGTCGATCTGCCTCATACAACTCATCCGTTTATTACCGAATTTTTATTGAACGAAATTCTAGCGATACTCCCGCTAGATATACAGGATTTTCTAGTCCGTACTTCACTCTTAAACCTACTCGATCCTGCAATATGCAATACATTGACGAATCGATCAGATAGTGATGCTGTTTTGCTAGAGCTTGAAAAAAAGGGGCTATTCATCGTCCGCTTACATTCGAGCCAACTTGTTTTTCGCTATCATCATATGTTTATGGATGCCTTGCAAATTGAATTGCAAAATCGCTATTCAAAGGACAAAATTGCCCTACTCTATAAAGAAACAGCCACGCTGTTGTACGAAAAAAGGGACGTGCATACGGCAATTGAACTTGCACTTGCAAATGGTTTCTATGAAATAGCAGATACGTGGATAGCCGCTCATATTGTCGAACTATTTGAATCCGGTCAAACGTCGACGTTTCTGCGTTGGGTACAGACCTTATTGAACAATAAATATGTTGTTCAACCCGAAACACTGGTCATGTCTGCGCTTATGTTAACCATCGCCCATAAGCTGACAGAAGCCAGACAACTCTTATCCGATTTGGAACAAAGACAAACGGAAAACCAATGGATGAATAAAGTGGAATATGAGAATATTGCACGGAGCTATAAGGCTGTAAAGGCATATGCACTCATCGCAAGTGGTGAGGATATTGAACAAGCAACGGAAATTATTCGCGAAAAATTGCATGGTGGGTTTGTCGACGCAAAATGGGACGCACTCTCCCTACAATATAATCGATTCGAGCCAAAGATTTTACATACAAGCATTGGATCTCGTGGCAAGCTGTGGTCCGATGAAAAGTCTCTTCCTTTTTTTGAATTATTACGCCAAAGTGAATTTAACAAGCAAAATATGACCGGATTTAGTTACGGATTGCGCGCAGAGACTTTATATGAAAGGAACCGTGTGGATGAGGCCTGGACGGAGCTAAAAGCAGCACTCAAGTATGGTCATACTTTTCAAGATCCCGGTTTACTAATTCCGATGTATCTCCTGCAAGCACGAATGTATATGACCAAAAAGCAATTTACCAATGCCTATACGTTACTAGATCACGCACTAGACAGTGTGAAAGAATCGCATTGGATAAGACCGTTATTCGCGATGAAAGCTTATGGTTTTTTAATAGAAGGAGATATTGCACTGGCAGAAGCAGCACTCTACAACACGACGAATGTCAATAATAGAAAGGCAGAGTCAGGACAAGCATTTTGGTTATTGGTACACATTCGTATTTTATTAGCCAAAAAGCTAGGTAAGGATGCATTGCTAGTCATTATTCAAGTAAAAGAAAAAGCGCTGCAAGAACAACAAATTTCGATCCTGATTGAAGCAACTGTACTGGAGGCGAGCTGTCAACTCATTTTGTCTGATGATAATGCGGCGCTTGAGGCACTGCATGAAGCGTTAGAATATGGTGCTCCTTATTATTATGTAAGGACTTTTCTCGATGAAATAACAATCATTTCGTTGTTTAAAAAATATGTAAAAGTACGCAAAAATGGTGTCAATGCTAGCTGGAATTCGGTACCCCTTTCATACATTGAACAGCTGTTAGCCCATCATCAGGATGATTACATAGGGAGTACAGAGATAGATGTCCTCACACCACGCGAACAAGATGTCCTAAAATTGCTAGCAAGCGGCGCAGCGAATATCGAAATTGCTAGTCAGCTAGCTCTTTCAGAGGGCACTGTACGCATTTATTTGTCGAGAATCTACAGTAAGCTGGGCGTCAATTCACGAACGCAAGCCGTCCTTTTAGCGAAAGAATGGGAAGAGTAG
- a CDS encoding response regulator transcription factor gives MQKHILLVEDDESIREMVEKYLQMEGFSITTASNGEEAVQKCLDTSFDLMILDIMMPKLDGLEVLKIIREKSALPILIMSAKDSDIDKAVGLGLGADDYIAKPFSMLELSARVKAAIRRATTYSSQVEAKQDMLVIGGLTIDIMNFSVMKKQQAVKLTSKEFAILKLFATNRQRVFTKQQIYQLIWNDEYYGDENIINVHMSRLREKIEDDPSNPQYIKTLWGIGYKLEDY, from the coding sequence ATGCAAAAACATATTTTGCTAGTTGAAGACGATGAGTCAATCCGCGAGATGGTCGAGAAGTATTTACAAATGGAAGGCTTCAGCATTACAACTGCCTCGAACGGTGAAGAGGCCGTACAGAAATGTTTGGATACTTCGTTTGATTTGATGATTTTAGATATTATGATGCCGAAGCTGGATGGTTTGGAAGTGTTAAAGATTATTCGTGAAAAAAGTGCACTTCCGATTTTAATTATGTCTGCTAAAGATAGTGATATTGATAAAGCAGTAGGACTTGGATTAGGCGCAGATGATTATATTGCCAAGCCATTTTCAATGCTAGAGCTTTCGGCACGCGTGAAAGCTGCAATTAGACGAGCGACGACATATTCAAGTCAGGTAGAGGCAAAGCAGGATATGTTAGTGATTGGTGGCCTAACCATCGACATTATGAATTTTTCCGTTATGAAAAAACAACAAGCTGTGAAACTTACTTCAAAGGAATTCGCCATATTGAAGTTGTTTGCAACCAATCGTCAGCGAGTCTTTACCAAGCAGCAAATCTATCAACTCATTTGGAATGATGAGTATTATGGCGATGAAAACATTATAAATGTCCATATGAGTCGGCTCCGAGAAAAAATTGAAGATGACCCATCCAATCCCCAATATATTAAAACGCTGTGGGGCATTGGCTATAAGTTAGAGGATTATTAA
- a CDS encoding polysaccharide biosynthesis protein, producing the protein MSSTDWNMKTFMKGASILTISAIVVKLLGAVYRVPFQNLVGDKGFYIYQQVYPFIGIFIVWTSYGFAVAVSKLLAGSASRGEAKAMMRVAFSYLLVLSLTFFVVLTVFSPFFARAMGDPELVTLLRAGAYIVLVMPALAVLKGSFQSEGRMVPVAVSGVGEQAFRVVVILVGTWIAVRTGASLYVAGEVAMWGAVVGETAGVVILALYFRNTFKGPLEKVDTWGVVKELTVVSLSVSASSLILLLFQLVDSFTVYNILLTNGFAQDAAMEMKGVYDRGQPLVQMGILIASTLALAIVPLIAHHSTKRAGQGALPFIRLTFRTAFLFGWAAAAGLALVLPYVNEMLFETRAGSVALIIFSLQIFWLSLILPLTAILQGAGKVKIPTLLLMAGLVVKMIANQLLVPLWDVKGASIAGNIGFAVITLGLILYFKKVHPIQLAPRRFYGWVMAATALMVAVVLPWMVVADGFLFDGLSSRMGATVIALTAVTLGASVFLLVIMKSRIMAEKEWYLLPFGKRLATLQLRLNQRKGD; encoded by the coding sequence ATGTCTTCTACGGATTGGAATATGAAAACGTTCATGAAAGGTGCGTCGATCTTGACGATATCGGCGATAGTTGTGAAGTTGCTTGGTGCGGTGTATCGGGTGCCGTTTCAAAATCTAGTGGGCGATAAAGGATTTTACATTTACCAACAGGTGTATCCGTTTATCGGAATTTTTATTGTTTGGACGTCGTATGGTTTTGCGGTTGCGGTGTCGAAATTGTTGGCAGGCAGTGCGAGTCGTGGTGAGGCGAAGGCTATGATGCGAGTGGCGTTTAGCTATTTACTCGTGTTGTCACTAACATTTTTTGTGGTGTTGACGGTCTTTTCCCCGTTTTTTGCACGGGCTATGGGAGATCCAGAGCTTGTGACCTTATTGCGTGCGGGTGCTTATATTGTGTTAGTTATGCCGGCGCTTGCGGTGTTGAAGGGGTCGTTTCAATCAGAAGGTCGGATGGTGCCTGTTGCAGTGTCGGGAGTTGGTGAGCAAGCATTTCGTGTCGTAGTCATTTTGGTTGGGACATGGATTGCCGTACGTACGGGCGCTTCGCTATACGTAGCTGGCGAGGTGGCGATGTGGGGTGCGGTTGTTGGAGAAACTGCGGGCGTTGTTATTTTGGCACTCTATTTTCGAAATACATTTAAAGGACCTTTGGAAAAGGTGGATACATGGGGCGTCGTTAAAGAATTGACGGTGGTCAGTTTGAGTGTCAGCGCCAGTTCACTCATCCTTCTATTGTTTCAGCTCGTCGATTCATTTACTGTTTACAATATTTTGCTGACAAATGGTTTTGCGCAGGATGCAGCAATGGAGATGAAAGGTGTCTATGACCGCGGGCAGCCACTTGTGCAAATGGGGATTCTCATTGCTTCAACGCTGGCTTTGGCAATTGTGCCGCTCATTGCACATCACTCAACGAAAAGGGCAGGGCAGGGGGCTTTGCCTTTCATCCGCCTAACGTTTCGGACGGCATTTTTGTTTGGCTGGGCAGCAGCCGCAGGACTGGCGCTTGTGTTGCCCTATGTCAATGAAATGCTATTTGAAACACGCGCTGGATCTGTTGCCCTTATTATTTTTTCGCTGCAAATTTTTTGGCTGTCATTGATTTTACCGCTTACCGCTATTTTGCAAGGAGCAGGAAAAGTGAAAATCCCGACGTTGTTGCTGATGGCTGGACTTGTTGTAAAAATGATTGCCAATCAATTGCTTGTTCCTCTATGGGACGTCAAGGGGGCGTCGATTGCGGGTAATATCGGTTTCGCAGTCATTACGCTAGGACTCATACTGTATTTTAAAAAGGTCCATCCCATCCAGCTTGCGCCTCGCAGGTTTTACGGTTGGGTCATGGCTGCAACCGCGCTGATGGTTGCAGTAGTGCTACCGTGGATGGTCGTAGCGGACGGCTTTTTATTTGACGGATTATCAAGCCGGATGGGGGCGACGGTTATTGCATTGACGGCAGTTACACTAGGAGCGTCCGTTTTCCTGCTCGTTATTATGAAATCGCGTATAATGGCAGAGAAGGAATGGTATCTCTTGCCGTTCGGCAAACGTTTAGCTACATTACAATTACGACTGAATCAAAGAAAAGGTGACTAA
- a CDS encoding leucine-rich repeat protein, whose product MKKKSIHFIAWLLLLSVIILSHGQLATANDSDYNWKVNDDGTTVTITGYNGSDTIVVIPDKLDDKLVTGIGYAAFTSNELKSVILPNNLTSIGDWAFQNNYLTSIALPDSLTSIGSGAFHINYLTNIALPDSLTSIRGSAFSNNHLTSIALPDSLTSIGDRAFQNNQLTSVSLPDTLTSIGNQVFSGNKLTSLILPNKLTSIGSSAFQYNILTSVTVLSDSTIIGNEAFHNQGNSTTTTIYSHNSSTAENYAHNNNHSFKAFTYKIMYDGNNNTGGDVPVDSNEYGRQTAVTALDNTGQLVKTGYTFDGWNTLADGTGDDHAVNSTFQMGEADVTLYAKWTVNSPIVTDTEAPIWSADSDLSITGITTTSAQITWPLATDNTAIASYRIYVNGVEKVVLGNHEKSYVVTGLNDRTTYNFTVQAYDVAGNASISLGKTATTLSPVNQGGGGSDNSSSEPSYVPSSNNDLQELKVLLNEQLLTLTPDGSAFTLETKAPEIELFPTKAHSAAKVTLNGNTLVEGQKTPLHEGINIFDLTIEAENGTKKTYTIIIEHTLTEPVSPIEFNDMAGHWADDYIQQAAVLGILKGYRDGTFKPNQPLTRVQAVSIIVRALHLQNDEAAPFKDIGNYANETQAEIAAAYQFGIIKGNNGDFNPSNQITRAQIALMIQRAYEYKTGTKYDADKAPYSDFGNYNAETINAISMLHELGIATGSEGKFNPDNQTTRAQAAKMFVNLLNSLE is encoded by the coding sequence ATGAAGAAAAAGTCTATTCACTTCATTGCATGGTTACTATTACTTTCGGTAATCATCTTATCCCACGGACAATTGGCTACCGCGAATGACAGTGACTATAATTGGAAAGTCAACGATGATGGAACAACGGTAACAATTACAGGGTATAACGGTTCGGACACAATTGTGGTGATTCCGGATAAGCTAGACGATAAGCTAGTGACCGGGATTGGGTATGCTGCATTCACTAGCAACGAACTCAAAAGCGTTATACTGCCGAATAATTTGACGAGTATTGGCGATTGGGCATTCCAAAACAACTACCTCACGAGCATTGCACTACCGGATAGTTTGACGAGCATTGGGAGTGGGGCATTCCATATCAACTACCTCACGAACATTGCACTACCGGACAGTTTGACGAGCATTAGGGGAAGCGCGTTCTCTAACAACCACCTCACGAGCATTGCACTACCAGACAGTTTGACGAGCATTGGGGATCGGGCATTCCAAAACAACCAGCTCACTAGCGTTTCACTGCCGGACACTTTGACGAGCATCGGGAATCAGGTATTCTCTGGTAACAAACTCACAAGTTTAATCCTGCCGAATAAATTGACGAGCATTGGGAGTTCTGCATTCCAATACAATATCCTCACAAGCGTTACAGTTCTATCTGACTCAACAATCATTGGTAATGAAGCATTTCACAATCAGGGTAATTCCACTACCACTACTATTTATAGTCACAATTCATCAACAGCTGAAAATTATGCCCATAACAATAATCATTCATTTAAGGCTTTTACCTATAAAATTATGTATGACGGAAACAACAATACAGGAGGCGATGTGCCTGTAGATAGTAATGAGTATGGGAGACAGACAGCGGTTACAGCGCTAGACAATACTGGTCAACTCGTAAAAACCGGATACACGTTTGATGGTTGGAATACCTTAGCCGATGGAACGGGAGATGATCATGCTGTAAATTCCACATTTCAAATGGGAGAAGCAGATGTCACGTTGTACGCGAAATGGACAGTCAACAGCCCTATCGTCACAGACACCGAAGCTCCAATATGGTCAGCTGACAGCGACCTGAGCATCACGGGTATCACCACAACAAGCGCTCAAATCACCTGGCCTCTGGCAACCGATAACACCGCCATCGCCAGTTATCGTATCTATGTAAACGGCGTTGAAAAGGTAGTGCTAGGCAATCATGAAAAATCCTACGTTGTGACAGGCTTAAACGATCGAACAACATACAATTTCACGGTTCAGGCCTATGATGTAGCTGGAAATGCCAGTATATCTTTAGGTAAAACGGCAACGACATTATCACCAGTCAATCAAGGCGGGGGCGGAAGTGATAACTCTAGTAGCGAACCTAGCTATGTTCCATCCAGCAACAACGATCTCCAAGAATTAAAAGTACTGCTAAACGAGCAGCTATTAACATTAACACCAGACGGTTCAGCCTTTACCCTAGAAACAAAAGCACCCGAAATAGAGCTATTCCCGACGAAGGCACATTCAGCTGCCAAGGTAACGCTCAACGGAAATACCTTAGTCGAAGGACAAAAAACACCGCTTCATGAAGGCATAAACATTTTTGATTTAACTATCGAAGCTGAAAATGGTACAAAAAAAACTTATACAATCATAATCGAGCACACACTAACAGAACCTGTATCACCCATCGAATTCAACGACATGGCAGGCCACTGGGCAGATGATTACATCCAACAAGCTGCTGTGCTCGGCATCCTAAAAGGTTACCGAGACGGCACATTCAAACCGAATCAACCATTAACACGCGTACAAGCCGTCTCCATCATCGTACGTGCACTCCATTTACAAAACGATGAAGCAGCACCATTCAAGGATATCGGCAACTACGCTAACGAAACACAGGCAGAAATCGCAGCTGCTTACCAATTTGGCATCATCAAGGGAAACAACGGCGATTTCAACCCGTCCAACCAAATCACACGCGCACAAATCGCCTTAATGATCCAACGCGCGTATGAATACAAAACCGGAACAAAATACGATGCAGACAAAGCTCCCTACTCTGACTTCGGAAACTATAACGCAGAAACAATTAACGCCATTTCGATGCTTCATGAACTGGGCATCGCAACAGGATCTGAAGGCAAATTCAATCCAGACAATCAAACAACTCGCGCACAAGCCGCAAAAATGTTTGTAAACTTACTCAACAGCTTAGAATAA
- a CDS encoding LuxR C-terminal-related transcriptional regulator has product MQTLWLHSKTTAPSPSLMVIERARLKQPRHSSKITIVRAPAGYGKTTLLSQWFSQLEEPVAWLSIDTIDNDPIRFWKYLIHTLSNALANGMDSRLLSLFNEQSPFELLIDSFLNEIGSIQSTIHIVMDDYHLIENPEIHETLTRFIDYLPSNARVYMTSRTELPLPIVKWRVKSWLTEIGVEQLRFTYDELEDFYTKQGFSYESLQHVLNKTEGWAAGIQLAGLSGNTSRMSEWEVDLLASAQPFITQFLLQEILISLSLATQDFLIRTSIVDQLEPVICDALTARTDSEHVLLELEKSGLFIVRLHTSEPVFRYHHLFADALQIELKNRYSQKQILLIYQKASNLLYDTGDFTSAIELALLGQLYEQADEWMTVHLVELFTSGQTTTCMRWVQQLKKNQYPVNVETLIMNVITLATTHELEKATQLITELEQRHELDQWMDHLDNQGMVSILESMKAFVLFANGGDLGQVIEIMLKQLSKGPARSTRWDDIPMQYNRFEPTLLRTNIGVRGKLLLKETAVPLKLLFSEGEFEKQNMTGFGIGVSAENLYEGNHIDAALRELESALQYGHHFKDPGLFIPMYILKGRIYAAKKQFVEAHALLDYAMETTDNLHWIGSLHTMKAHCFLQEGHIVQAEQQLYKSTSLNNPKAESGQEFWLLVQARILLAKEQSKEALQIVIRVKEKALQERQISTIVEATVLEAICQMKVSHEEVALTTLHEALEQGAPYGYIRTFLDEVAIIPLLKKHIKIRKNRTSSHCYSVPLAYVEQLIEASPEDTQLDTVMDTLTPREQDVLRLLTSGVSNNDIANQLSLSTGTVRIYLSRIYSKLDVNSRMQAVLLVKDLEN; this is encoded by the coding sequence TTGCAAACGCTTTGGCTACATTCAAAAACAACTGCACCAAGCCCTTCATTGATGGTAATTGAAAGAGCGAGGTTAAAACAACCTAGACATTCATCTAAAATTACGATTGTACGGGCACCCGCAGGTTACGGTAAAACGACGCTACTGAGTCAATGGTTTAGCCAACTTGAAGAACCCGTCGCATGGCTGTCAATAGACACCATAGATAATGATCCAATCCGCTTTTGGAAATATCTCATACATACTTTATCGAATGCACTTGCTAATGGGATGGACTCGAGACTGCTTTCTCTATTCAATGAGCAATCACCCTTCGAACTGTTAATAGACTCCTTTTTAAATGAAATCGGGTCAATTCAAAGCACGATACATATCGTCATGGATGATTATCACTTAATCGAAAATCCAGAAATTCATGAGACGTTGACCCGATTTATCGACTATTTACCCAGTAATGCACGGGTCTATATGACAAGTCGGACCGAGTTACCCCTTCCGATTGTTAAGTGGCGAGTCAAATCATGGTTGACGGAAATCGGTGTAGAGCAGTTACGCTTCACTTATGATGAGTTGGAAGATTTCTATACAAAGCAAGGATTTAGCTATGAATCGCTTCAACATGTATTGAACAAGACGGAAGGCTGGGCGGCAGGTATTCAATTGGCAGGGCTTTCGGGGAACACATCTAGAATGAGTGAATGGGAAGTCGATTTACTGGCTAGTGCTCAACCTTTCATAACGCAATTTTTATTACAGGAGATTCTGATATCGCTTTCACTAGCTACACAAGACTTTCTTATTCGTACTTCAATAGTGGATCAGCTTGAACCTGTAATTTGTGATGCTCTTACAGCACGTACAGATAGTGAGCATGTCCTGTTAGAACTTGAAAAAAGCGGATTATTCATTGTTCGTTTACATACAAGTGAACCCGTTTTCCGCTATCATCATTTGTTTGCAGATGCTTTGCAAATTGAACTGAAGAACCGCTATTCACAAAAACAAATTTTGTTGATTTATCAGAAAGCGTCAAATCTATTGTATGACACGGGGGATTTTACATCTGCGATTGAGCTGGCATTGTTAGGTCAATTGTATGAACAAGCAGACGAATGGATGACTGTCCATCTCGTGGAACTTTTTACATCAGGGCAAACCACGACCTGCATGCGTTGGGTACAACAATTAAAGAAAAACCAGTATCCGGTAAATGTGGAAACGCTGATTATGAACGTCATTACTTTGGCAACTACCCATGAATTAGAAAAGGCGACCCAACTCATTACAGAATTGGAACAAAGGCATGAGCTTGATCAATGGATGGATCACTTGGATAACCAGGGCATGGTGAGTATTTTGGAATCTATGAAAGCCTTTGTCCTCTTTGCAAATGGCGGAGATCTTGGGCAAGTAATCGAAATTATGCTGAAACAACTCTCGAAAGGTCCTGCGAGATCAACAAGATGGGATGACATTCCCATGCAATATAATCGGTTTGAACCTACCCTCTTACGTACAAATATTGGCGTAAGAGGTAAGCTTCTGCTAAAAGAAACAGCCGTTCCTTTAAAGCTACTATTTAGTGAGGGGGAATTTGAAAAACAAAATATGACGGGATTTGGGATTGGCGTATCGGCGGAGAACTTATATGAGGGAAATCATATCGATGCGGCACTTAGAGAATTGGAAAGCGCCCTACAGTATGGGCATCATTTTAAAGACCCAGGATTATTCATCCCCATGTATATACTCAAAGGACGTATCTATGCTGCTAAAAAACAGTTTGTAGAAGCACATGCCCTGCTCGACTATGCGATGGAAACAACAGACAACTTGCACTGGATTGGCTCACTACACACCATGAAAGCCCATTGCTTTTTGCAAGAAGGTCATATTGTACAAGCCGAACAACAGCTTTACAAATCGACGAGTTTGAACAATCCTAAAGCTGAATCAGGGCAGGAATTTTGGTTGCTTGTACAGGCTCGTATTTTATTGGCAAAGGAGCAGTCAAAGGAAGCATTACAGATTGTGATTCGCGTAAAAGAAAAAGCACTTCAGGAAAGACAAATTTCAACAATCGTAGAAGCCACGGTGCTTGAAGCGATTTGTCAAATGAAGGTATCGCATGAAGAGGTTGCATTGACAACCTTGCATGAGGCTTTGGAACAAGGTGCCCCTTACGGTTACATCAGAACATTTCTAGATGAAGTAGCTATCATTCCTTTATTGAAAAAACATATCAAGATACGTAAAAACCGAACAAGCTCTCATTGTTATTCTGTACCACTCGCATACGTCGAACAATTAATAGAGGCTAGTCCTGAGGATACTCAGCTAGATACAGTAATGGACACACTTACCCCACGTGAACAGGATGTGCTACGCTTATTGACAAGCGGGGTTTCAAATAATGATATTGCCAATCAATTATCACTATCCACAGGGACCGTGCGTATCTATTTATCGAGAATATATAGCAAACTCGATGTCAATTCGCGAATGCAAGCTGTGTTACTGGTAAAAGATTTGGAGAACTAA